The following are encoded together in the Flavobacterium sp. TR2 genome:
- a CDS encoding DUF6642 family protein → MDNEKFIFCLEGVRDIDDHTQTNVVKCLEELAIDQGISSIHKTCDTIEGLEESLNILLYEDHNFKDYEIIYLAMPGQENNICLHDYYYSIEEIAELFEGKMKGKIIHFANLKVLDLNEEEAQYFLDITGARAISGYGSTYNKIASCSTIDKAFFSLYQENDNLIEVVEDLYAKHYNLCKLLDFRLYY, encoded by the coding sequence ATGGATAATGAAAAATTTATTTTCTGCCTAGAAGGCGTTCGAGATATAGACGATCATACCCAAACCAATGTGGTAAAGTGTCTGGAAGAATTGGCTATTGACCAAGGCATTTCGAGCATTCATAAAACGTGCGACACCATCGAGGGTTTAGAAGAAAGCTTGAATATCTTGCTGTATGAAGATCATAATTTCAAGGATTATGAAATTATTTATCTGGCCATGCCCGGTCAGGAAAACAACATCTGCCTCCACGATTATTATTACAGCATTGAAGAAATTGCCGAATTGTTTGAAGGGAAAATGAAAGGTAAAATCATTCATTTTGCCAATCTTAAAGTTTTAGACTTAAACGAAGAAGAAGCGCAATACTTTTTGGATATAACTGGCGCAAGAGCTATTTCTGGTTATGGTTCTACCTACAATAAAATTGCCAGCTGCAGCACTATTGACAAAGCTTTTTTTAGTCTGTATCAGGAAAACGACAATTTGATTGAAGTGGTAGAAGATCTTTATGCCAAACATTACAATTTGTGCAAACTGCTTGACTTTAGATTATATTATTAA
- a CDS encoding helix-turn-helix domain-containing protein yields MRKKQAEKIKTYGPKGFREKFLGEDNPIHLLFKSNSDHFFCLEIEEMMQMQHPVPPSKHSCHTLIFISSGQHVMKLGYQEFITTDNEMIMVPAGQIFSLDNVNNIHKGYICQFHPDILIRKYGSRELLNDFDFLKISGNPKIKVAPEDVAPIANILERLKKEYSETTIADLNIVQSYLITLFYEMNKNAVKTVKNISAAEAITAKFKELIHDHIKTQHQVNYYSSLLNITPNHLNKCVKAITGKSAVKWIDENILLEAKYLLFQTTLSVGEIAAQVGFEDQSYFSRFFKKTEGISPVQYRKMIDKS; encoded by the coding sequence ATGAGAAAGAAGCAGGCAGAGAAAATAAAAACTTATGGACCGAAAGGATTTCGAGAGAAATTTTTAGGAGAAGACAATCCTATTCATTTGCTTTTCAAATCAAATTCGGATCATTTTTTCTGTCTTGAAATTGAAGAGATGATGCAGATGCAGCATCCTGTTCCGCCTTCTAAACATTCTTGCCATACTTTAATTTTTATTTCTTCTGGTCAGCACGTGATGAAATTAGGCTATCAGGAATTTATCACAACCGATAACGAAATGATTATGGTTCCGGCTGGTCAGATTTTTTCGCTTGATAATGTCAATAATATCCATAAAGGATACATCTGCCAATTTCATCCCGACATTTTAATTAGAAAATACGGCAGCCGTGAATTACTGAATGATTTCGATTTTTTGAAAATTTCTGGAAACCCAAAAATCAAAGTGGCTCCCGAGGATGTTGCCCCAATTGCAAATATCTTAGAACGATTGAAAAAGGAATATTCTGAAACTACAATTGCAGATTTGAATATTGTGCAATCGTATCTGATTACGCTATTTTATGAAATGAATAAAAATGCTGTTAAAACGGTTAAAAACATTTCTGCCGCAGAAGCCATTACAGCAAAATTCAAAGAGCTCATTCATGATCATATCAAAACCCAGCATCAGGTAAATTATTATTCTTCTTTATTAAATATCACTCCAAACCATCTGAATAAATGCGTTAAGGCCATAACAGGAAAATCAGCTGTAAAATGGATTGACGAAAACATATTGCTGGAGGCTAAATATCTGCTCTTTCAAACCACGCTTTCTGTCGGTGAAATCGCAGCGCAAGTAGGCTTTGAAGATCAATCTTACTTTAGCCGTTTCTTTAAAAAAACAGAAGGAATTTCGCCTGTCCAATACCGAAAAATGATTGATAAATCCTAA
- a CDS encoding pentapeptide repeat-containing protein, with the protein MESKLYQNQTFESIDYSEQSLANTEFANCEFINCNFSKSDLSHIDFMDSTFKNCNLSLAVLRNTGLKNIRFIGCKLMGLDFSACNSFLFAMNFEDCILDYSTFIYKKLKKTNFTDCSLKEADFSNTDLSLAIFKNCDLSGATFVESILEKTDFRTSRNYAFDPSENRIKGTKVSQAALAGLLGKFDLLIE; encoded by the coding sequence ATGGAATCCAAATTATACCAAAACCAAACTTTTGAATCGATCGATTATTCGGAGCAAAGTTTAGCCAATACCGAATTTGCAAACTGCGAATTCATTAACTGCAATTTTTCTAAAAGTGATTTGAGCCATATTGATTTTATGGATTCTACTTTTAAAAACTGCAATCTTTCATTGGCCGTTTTAAGAAACACTGGATTGAAAAACATCAGATTCATTGGCTGCAAATTAATGGGATTGGATTTTAGTGCCTGCAATAGCTTTTTATTTGCCATGAACTTTGAAGACTGCATTCTGGACTATTCAACATTTATTTATAAAAAGCTAAAGAAAACTAATTTTACAGATTGTTCTTTAAAGGAAGCTGATTTCTCCAATACCGATTTATCGCTGGCAATTTTTAAAAACTGCGATCTTTCTGGTGCCACTTTCGTGGAAAGCATTTTAGAAAAAACCGATTTTAGAACTTCTAGAAACTATGCATTTGATCCGTCAGAAAATAGAATTAAAGGGACTAAAGTTTCGCAAGCAGCACTTGCAGGTCTATTAGGGAAATTTGATTTATTGATCGAGTGA
- a CDS encoding DUF4957 domain-containing protein yields MMKTIKIFKGLITVLLLSVAVSSCESYNEALLDDIGNTREFSPIGLKATIRNSTTVELNWTVKSGENADHYVVEFSADDPSFTTIYKTVNVAPSELPVKVALEGETVYSIRVKAVTNGLEDSKWSVITATTLSEQIMFPVQDADIQATQVTLRWIPNSTVTQITAMPGNIVHTITAAEKTAGVATLTGLTPETAYTAILLNGTKKRGNATFTTGIDIGTGILVKEGDNFIQKITDAPSGSVLVFMPGDYTAQTGTIAINKTITLRGLRPENKPKLKVNFTLANNSANSAEIVNFSLIDIDLSGAGTTGGAIAISSPAATNLGDVLISGCYVHDFPSQLMYGNALAKLKSFSVDNSIIKNVNTASGADFIDFRTAYVGSVSLTKSTFDTCSSRDFIRLDAATGLTGTGLTSNVLIDGCTIYAPTLPAASRILYVRFVSNASIVRNTLLVVGSASYTNNAATAAPGFSNNNNFNSPNLQVTGSNNRPDASATILDPQFTSAATGDFTIKNQTLIDRKVGDPRWIK; encoded by the coding sequence ATGATGAAAACAATAAAAATATTTAAAGGATTAATAACCGTATTACTTCTTTCAGTGGCAGTTTCTAGCTGTGAAAGTTATAATGAAGCGTTATTAGACGATATAGGAAATACAAGAGAATTTTCTCCCATTGGACTTAAAGCCACTATCAGAAACTCAACCACAGTTGAGTTAAATTGGACGGTTAAATCAGGTGAAAATGCAGATCACTATGTAGTTGAATTTAGTGCTGATGATCCTAGTTTTACAACAATTTATAAAACGGTAAATGTTGCCCCTTCAGAACTTCCTGTAAAAGTAGCATTAGAAGGAGAAACAGTTTATTCTATTAGAGTAAAAGCAGTAACTAATGGCTTAGAAGATTCTAAATGGTCAGTAATAACAGCTACAACATTATCAGAACAGATCATGTTTCCAGTTCAAGATGCAGATATTCAAGCAACTCAGGTTACATTGAGATGGATTCCTAATAGTACTGTAACACAAATTACGGCCATGCCTGGAAATATTGTCCACACCATTACAGCAGCTGAAAAAACTGCGGGAGTAGCTACACTTACAGGTTTAACACCAGAAACTGCTTATACTGCAATTTTATTAAATGGAACAAAGAAAAGGGGGAATGCAACTTTTACTACCGGAATTGACATTGGAACTGGAATATTAGTAAAAGAAGGAGATAACTTCATTCAGAAAATTACTGATGCGCCTTCTGGATCTGTTTTAGTTTTCATGCCAGGTGATTACACAGCTCAAACAGGTACAATAGCGATAAATAAAACAATAACGCTAAGAGGTTTAAGACCAGAAAACAAGCCAAAACTAAAAGTTAATTTTACTTTGGCTAATAATTCTGCAAATTCAGCAGAAATAGTGAATTTCTCTTTAATTGATATTGATTTAAGCGGAGCAGGAACAACTGGTGGCGCGATTGCAATTAGTTCTCCAGCAGCAACAAATTTAGGAGATGTTTTAATTAGCGGTTGTTATGTTCATGATTTCCCATCTCAATTAATGTATGGAAATGCATTGGCGAAATTGAAATCGTTCTCTGTTGATAATAGTATTATTAAAAATGTAAATACTGCTTCTGGTGCTGATTTCATCGACTTTAGAACTGCTTATGTTGGAAGTGTTTCTTTAACAAAAAGCACATTTGATACTTGTTCATCTCGTGATTTCATACGTTTGGACGCAGCAACAGGTTTAACAGGAACAGGTTTAACAAGCAATGTCTTAATTGATGGATGTACAATCTATGCGCCTACATTGCCAGCAGCAAGCAGAATTTTGTATGTGCGTTTTGTTTCAAATGCCTCAATAGTACGTAATACATTACTTGTGGTTGGATCAGCTTCTTATACGAACAATGCGGCAACTGCTGCTCCAGGGTTTTCAAACAATAATAATTTTAATTCGCCTAATTTGCAGGTTACAGGAAGTAATAATAGACCAGATGCTTCTGCAACTATATTAGATCCTCAATTTACAAGTGCGGCGACAGGCGATTTTACAATTAAAAACCAAACATTAATTGATAGAAAAGTAGGAGACCCTCGTTGGATAAAATAA
- a CDS encoding RagB/SusD family nutrient uptake outer membrane protein codes for MKNKIIIAGLIIAALFSSCQQFEDDYLETDAKSTLEPSLIFSEVALAKGAIDGIKVPFAETNSYRGRFLPYYGLNTDTEWYNTSQTAGDKADLCVYDAKPTNTEMNTTNNAFSMMYSGIERANICIKGLRQYGNPEPGTEMGQLLGEALTLRAIYYADLLKSFGDVPARFEPITTATLYLPKSSRDVIYKQLIADLGEASTLVAWPNETAYTNTVEHVNKAFVKAFRARLALAASGYQQYPDGVRRSSDPELSVANMYALALKESREVIQSGSAHLESTFEGLWRKYNQEVTTAGGESLWELPFSDGRGRMLFTFAVKHTAAADQFQANGANRGGVAGPLPFVFYDYDQADTRRNVTCVPYKYGNAVNGIAKQELGTLDTWYFGKYRYEWMKRYVTSTNDDGVNKMYMRYAEVLLIAAETANELEGPSAAMPYLKEIRRRSFSSADQAVKVENYVNALTSKDAMFNALVEENKYEFTGEMERKQALIRWNLLKANLDKAKQKMAELSTRTGQYADVPATLYYKYQADNVSLDIYGLNRGETTNPGVLYSSTPWTWTGTAADAKIASLYKAGVNPDNRQFWPIWQVFLDASNGQLKNDYGY; via the coding sequence ATGAAAAATAAAATAATAATAGCGGGATTGATTATTGCGGCTTTATTTAGTTCTTGCCAGCAATTTGAAGATGACTATTTAGAAACAGATGCAAAATCAACATTAGAACCATCTTTGATATTTTCTGAAGTTGCACTTGCAAAAGGAGCTATTGATGGAATAAAAGTGCCATTTGCAGAGACTAATTCTTATAGAGGAAGATTTTTACCATATTATGGATTAAATACAGATACAGAATGGTACAATACCTCACAAACAGCGGGAGATAAAGCAGATTTGTGTGTGTATGATGCGAAGCCAACCAATACAGAAATGAATACAACTAATAATGCTTTTTCAATGATGTACTCTGGTATTGAGCGTGCTAATATTTGTATTAAAGGTCTTCGTCAGTATGGGAATCCTGAACCAGGAACAGAAATGGGACAGCTATTAGGAGAAGCTTTAACATTAAGAGCGATCTATTATGCTGATTTGCTTAAATCGTTTGGCGATGTTCCTGCTCGTTTTGAACCTATCACTACTGCTACGTTATATTTGCCTAAATCTAGTAGAGATGTTATTTATAAACAATTAATTGCAGATTTAGGTGAGGCATCGACATTGGTGGCATGGCCAAATGAAACGGCTTATACAAATACGGTAGAACACGTAAATAAGGCTTTCGTAAAAGCATTCAGAGCACGTTTGGCTTTGGCTGCAAGTGGTTATCAGCAATATCCTGATGGAGTAAGAAGAAGCAGCGATCCAGAGCTTTCAGTTGCGAATATGTATGCATTGGCACTAAAAGAATCTCGTGAAGTGATTCAAAGTGGTTCTGCTCATTTAGAATCTACTTTTGAAGGATTATGGAGAAAATACAATCAAGAAGTTACTACTGCTGGAGGAGAATCGCTTTGGGAACTGCCTTTTTCTGATGGACGTGGTAGAATGTTGTTCACTTTTGCTGTAAAACACACGGCTGCTGCAGATCAATTTCAAGCGAATGGAGCTAACCGTGGAGGTGTAGCAGGTCCGTTGCCATTTGTTTTCTATGACTATGATCAAGCCGATACACGCAGAAATGTTACGTGCGTACCTTACAAATATGGTAATGCAGTAAATGGTATTGCAAAACAAGAATTGGGTACTCTAGATACATGGTACTTTGGTAAATATCGTTACGAATGGATGAAACGTTATGTGACTTCAACCAACGATGACGGGGTTAATAAAATGTATATGCGTTATGCAGAAGTGCTTCTTATTGCAGCAGAAACTGCAAACGAATTAGAAGGTCCAAGTGCAGCGATGCCTTATTTGAAAGAAATTCGCAGAAGATCATTTTCGTCGGCAGATCAAGCTGTAAAGGTTGAAAACTATGTAAATGCTTTAACTAGTAAAGACGCAATGTTTAATGCTTTAGTTGAAGAAAATAAATACGAGTTTACTGGAGAAATGGAGCGCAAACAAGCACTTATCCGTTGGAACTTGCTTAAAGCAAACCTAGATAAAGCGAAGCAAAAAATGGCAGAATTGTCTACTCGTACTGGACAATACGCAGATGTGCCGGCAACTCTGTATTATAAATATCAAGCAGATAATGTAAGTTTAGATATCTACGGACTTAATCGTGGAGAAACTACAAATCCAGGAGTATTGTATTCTTCTACTCCATGGACATGGACAGGAACTGCTGCAGATGCTAAGATAGCTTCATTGTATAAAGCAGGAGTGAACCCTGATAACAGACAATTCTGGCCAATATGGCAAGTGTTTCTTGATGCAAGCAATGGTCAGTTAAAAAATGATTACGGTTATTAA